The DNA window CGGCCATAGCCGTTTTCGATGCGGCCTCAAATCCGCATCGAAACAGCCGATTTGACTTCCCTCGCTTAGGCCGTACCATGACCCGCGTCTCCGACTCACCTTCCATATCCCTCGCGCGATGGGAGAACTCCTCCATGGAGCGACGCGTGTTCTTGAGCACCGGCCTGGGAGCCTCGGTCGCCACGCTCATGTCCCGCCCGCTCGGCGCGCTCGCGCAAAGCGGCGCCGACGGAACCCGGTGGCGCGCGTTCGAGGTGACCACGCGGGTCGAGATCCCCGACACGAAAGGACCCGTACGCGTGTGGCTGCCACTCTCGCTCACCCCCGACACCGATTACTTCAAGAACCTCGGCCAGAGCTGGACGGGGAACGCGAAATCGGCGCGTGTGGTGCGCGAGGAGAAGTACGGCGCGACCATGTTGGCGGCGGAGTGGGAGCCCGGCGGGGACGCGCCCGCCGTGGAGGTAGTCACGCGCTTCGCCACGCGCGATCGCGTCGTCGACTGGAGCAAGCCGGGGGCCGCGCGGGAGGACAAGCGTGTGCTCGCCCGCTACCTCGAGCCCACGCGGCTCATGCCCACCGACGGCATCGTCGGGCGGACGGCGCGCGAGATCACCAAGGGTCAGAAGACCGATGTCGACAAGTCGCGGGCGCTCTACGAGTGGATCGTGGACAACACCTTCCGCGACCCCAAGGTGCGCGGCTGCGGGGTGGGGGACATCCGCGCCATGCTCGAGTCCGGCAATCTCAGCGGCAAGTGCGCCGACCTGAACGCCCTCTACGTGGGCCTCGCGCGCTCGGTCGGCATCCCGTCGCGCGACGTGTACGGTGTTCGCGTCGCGGACTCGGCCGAGTTCAAGAGCCTCGGCAAGAGCGGCGACATCACGCGCGCCCAGCACTGCCGCGCCGAGTCCTTCCTCGCCGGCTACGGCTGGGTCGCGGTGGATCCCGCGGATGTGCGCAAGGTCGTGCTCGAGGAGCGCGGCGGCCTGCCCCTTACCGATCCCACCGTGCAGAAGGCGCGCGTCAAGCTCTTCGGACAATGGGAGATGAACTGGCTCGCCTACAACTACGCCCACGAGGTGAAGCTGCCGGGCTCCCCCGGGGACCCGGTGGGCTTCCTCATGTACCCGCAGGCCGACGTCAACGGCGAGCGTCGCGACAGCCTCGACCCGGACGGGTTCCGCTACCGGCTCACGTCGAAGGAGCTCTCCGCCTGAGGCGAGCGCCCGAGGGCGGGACGATCAAGCGCGCGCGGAGCGCTTGAGGAAGGCGACCAGCTTCTGCTGCAGCTCGGGGGGAATCTTCGTCTCGCGGAGGCGGCGGGCGGCGTCGACGGTGCCCTTGTACGTGTTCACGAACGCGACACAGTTGGGACACCCTTCCAGATGCCAGTCGAGCAGCTCCGCCTGGTCCTTGGGGAGGGTACCGTCCACATAGTCGGCCAAGAGGTCCATGCACTCCCGGCACTCCATGTCGCTCGACGGTTGATGTGGCATCCGACTCCCTGATTTTGGCGGGTCTTTGGTGGTCCGACCGCCTGCTCCTGTCACCTTAACACAGCCGTAACCGCCCGTCTTCACCCCTTCTGACGCGCGCGAAGCGGCCTTGGCTTCCGCGCTGCCAGCCCTTTTGGGCCAATCCGCACGGCTTCCTGGGGGCCTCCGCTACCGATCGGGGGCCTCGGTTCGTGCCGCGGAACCCCCCGCCATCGCTATCGGTTGACGGGTCGAGCAGCGGCCCCTATCATGGGGCAAGTTTTCCAATCCTTCACTCCCAAATGGCGGGAAAGGAGTCCCGTTCATGGCCCAGTCCCCGCAGCCCCCCGCGACGCAGGAGCAGCGCGTCCAGGCGTTCGTCGAGGCGTTCCAGTCGCTCCGCGCCGAGATGCAGAAGGTGATCGTCGGCCACGACGACGTGGTGAGCCACGTCCTGGTCGGGCTCTTCGCGGGTGGCCACGTGCTGCTCGAGGGCGTCCCCGGCCTCGGCAAGACGCTCCTCATCAAGACGCTCTCCGAGTGCCTGGACCTCACGTTCTCCCGGATCCAGTTCACCCCGGACCTGATGCCCGGCGACATCATCGGCACCAACATCATCGTCGAGGACGCCGAGCAGCGGAAGCACTTCCAGTTCCAGCGCGGTCCGATTTTCGGCCACATTCTCCTCGCCGACGAGGTGAACCGCGCCACCCCGAAGACGCAGTCCGCCCTGCTCGAGGGGATGCAG is part of the Candidatus Methylomirabilota bacterium genome and encodes:
- a CDS encoding transglutaminase-like domain-containing protein, coding for MERRVFLSTGLGASVATLMSRPLGALAQSGADGTRWRAFEVTTRVEIPDTKGPVRVWLPLSLTPDTDYFKNLGQSWTGNAKSARVVREEKYGATMLAAEWEPGGDAPAVEVVTRFATRDRVVDWSKPGAAREDKRVLARYLEPTRLMPTDGIVGRTAREITKGQKTDVDKSRALYEWIVDNTFRDPKVRGCGVGDIRAMLESGNLSGKCADLNALYVGLARSVGIPSRDVYGVRVADSAEFKSLGKSGDITRAQHCRAESFLAGYGWVAVDPADVRKVVLEERGGLPLTDPTVQKARVKLFGQWEMNWLAYNYAHEVKLPGSPGDPVGFLMYPQADVNGERRDSLDPDGFRYRLTSKELSA
- a CDS encoding anti-sigma factor; this encodes MPHQPSSDMECRECMDLLADYVDGTLPKDQAELLDWHLEGCPNCVAFVNTYKGTVDAARRLRETKIPPELQQKLVAFLKRSARA